One stretch of Fibrobacter sp. UWH6 DNA includes these proteins:
- a CDS encoding epoxyqueuosine reductase QueH produces the protein MTDFAENVGKASPKPPKHNFQRDLEYILRGLEKRKEVPTLLLHACCAPCSSHSIEYLSQYFRITVFYYNPNIAPDEEYRHRVAEIKRFVAEFPTKHPVTLIEGEYVPKKFYDAVRGLEKEPEGGKRCRKCFELRLSESARIAKELDCEYVTTTLTISPMKDAQLLNEIMQEQCQKYGVRRLPTDLKKKGGFKRSTELSEQYHLYRQNFCGCVYSQREAQEREARAAAKAIATKATETEAIENSTGI, from the coding sequence ATGACTGATTTCGCAGAAAACGTCGGCAAGGCCAGCCCGAAACCGCCCAAGCACAACTTCCAACGAGATCTGGAGTACATCCTCCGCGGATTGGAAAAGCGTAAAGAAGTTCCCACTTTGCTGTTGCACGCCTGCTGCGCTCCCTGCAGCAGCCATTCCATCGAGTACTTGTCCCAGTATTTCCGCATCACGGTTTTCTATTACAATCCCAACATCGCCCCCGACGAGGAATACCGTCACCGCGTCGCAGAAATCAAGCGCTTCGTTGCAGAATTCCCCACCAAGCATCCGGTAACGCTGATCGAGGGCGAGTACGTCCCGAAGAAATTCTACGACGCAGTCCGCGGGCTGGAAAAGGAACCCGAAGGCGGCAAGCGCTGTCGCAAATGTTTCGAATTGCGTCTTTCGGAATCCGCAAGAATCGCAAAGGAACTGGACTGCGAATACGTCACCACCACGCTGACCATCAGCCCCATGAAAGACGCACAACTGCTGAACGAAATTATGCAGGAACAGTGCCAGAAATACGGCGTAAGGCGACTGCCCACGGACCTGAAAAAGAAGGGCGGATTCAAGCGTTCCACCGAACTTTCGGAGCAGTACCATCTTTACCGTCAGAACTTCTGCGGCTGCGTCTATTCCCAGCGGGAAGCTCAAGAACGTGAAGCACGCGCCGCCGCTAAAGCGATTGCAACAAAAGCTACCGAAACCGAGGCTATAGAAAACAGCACCGGCATCTAA